A genome region from Ahaetulla prasina isolate Xishuangbanna chromosome 8, ASM2864084v1, whole genome shotgun sequence includes the following:
- the RHOH gene encoding rho-related GTP-binding protein RhoH codes for MLDSVKCVLVGDAAVGKTALLLRFISETFPDAYRPTVYENTGVDVFMDGTQISLGLWDTAGSDSFKSIRPLSYQQADVVLMCYSVANHSSFLSLRNKWVMEVRTHLPRIPILVVATQTDQRDAGPHSANCVSLVQGKQLAKDIRAKGYVECSSLANRGVQKVFERAVRTAVNQAKKRSRRNIFSVNECKVF; via the coding sequence ATGTTGGATTCGGTCAAATGCGTTTTGGTAGGCGACGCCGCCGTGGGGAAGACCGCGTTGCTGCTCCGCTTTATTTCGGAGACTTTTCCGGATGCTTACAGGCCGACCGTCTATGAAAACACCGGCGTGGATGTCTTCATGGATGGCACCCAGATCAGCTTAGGCCTTTGGGATACCGCTGGCAGCGATTCCTTCAAGAGCATCCGCCCTCTGTCCTATCAACAAGCCGACGTGGTGTTGATGTGCTATTCGGTGGCCAATCACAGCTCGTTCCTCAGCTTAAGGAACAAGTGGGTGATGGAGGTCAGGACCCACTTGCCCCGAATCCCCATTTTGGTGGTGGCTACCCAGACCGACCAAAGGGACGCGGGTCCTCACAGCGCAAACTGTGTCAGCCTGGTGCAGGGCAAGCAACTGGCGAAGGACATCCGGGCGAAGGGTTACGTGGAGTGCTCCTCCCTGGCCAATCGGGGAGTTCAAAAAGTGTTCGAACGTGCGGTCCGGACGGCGGTGAACCAAGCCAAAAAACGCTCGAGGAGGAACATTTTTTCGGTGAACGAATGCAAAGTTTTTTGA